The Cohnella abietis genome has a segment encoding these proteins:
- a CDS encoding carbohydrate ABC transporter permease: MRGIRLGSHLLLMAFIAIIILFPLYWLLVTSLKNNAEIFATPPTLFSKQFSWDHYSSVFRTSAIPTYFYNSIVIAVVTIAVVLSVASLAAYSMTRYKFKGKLTYFTIILFAQVMPLTTLIVPLYIMWGKFQMLNSYTSIILSYCAILLPMAIWLLTGYFKGVPKDIDEAATIDGCSSLGILFRMVLPLARSGLVAVGLTVCITVWQEIMISMTFVSSDAMRTLPAGINTFITRSGIQWGPLNASGIVTTLPVLLIFIVFQKALVKGLTAGATKG, from the coding sequence GGGAGCCATTTGCTGCTCATGGCATTCATCGCCATCATCATATTATTCCCCTTGTATTGGCTGTTAGTTACATCACTTAAGAATAACGCGGAGATCTTTGCCACTCCACCTACGCTGTTTTCGAAGCAATTCAGCTGGGACCATTATTCCAGTGTTTTTCGCACATCAGCCATTCCAACTTACTTCTATAACTCTATCGTGATTGCAGTTGTGACGATTGCTGTGGTCTTATCTGTAGCAAGCTTAGCGGCTTACAGCATGACTCGGTATAAGTTCAAAGGGAAGCTGACCTATTTTACAATTATACTGTTTGCTCAGGTTATGCCCTTAACAACATTAATTGTTCCCCTCTATATCATGTGGGGCAAATTTCAAATGCTCAATTCCTATACGAGCATCATCCTCTCTTACTGTGCCATTCTGTTGCCTATGGCTATTTGGCTATTAACCGGTTATTTCAAAGGCGTACCGAAGGACATCGATGAAGCTGCTACAATCGACGGTTGTTCGTCTCTAGGCATTCTGTTCCGTATGGTACTGCCGCTAGCGCGATCAGGACTTGTTGCTGTCGGCTTAACCGTCTGTATTACAGTATGGCAGGAAATTATGATTTCAATGACGTTCGTTAGCTCAGATGCGATGAGAACATTGCCTGCTGGAATCAACACATTTATTACGAGATCGGGTATCCAGTGGGGACCGCTGAATGCTTCCGGAATCGTCACTACTCTGCCAGTGCTTCTTATTTTTATTGTATTCCAGAAGGCACTTGTTAAAGGGCTTACAGCTGGAGCAACCAAAGGGTAA